One Kryptolebias marmoratus isolate JLee-2015 linkage group LG21, ASM164957v2, whole genome shotgun sequence DNA segment encodes these proteins:
- the LOC108248760 gene encoding gap junction delta-4 protein, whose protein sequence is MVGSGPSDIIFISVNDSITLMGKVWLIVMIFLRVLVLLFAGYPLYQDEQERFVCNTIQPGCANVCYNLFSPVSLFRFWLVQLVTLNLPFIFFLVYVVHEVSNGLSVALNATSHAKAFQLFNETCLNKAPLVTEQRGGARCFTGAYFLHLLFRTLLEAGFGVAHYYLFGFQIPTRFLCQQAPCTTQVDCYVSRPTEKTVMLNFMLAMATLSLLLNVVDLICAIKHSVRQKTSRKMMMEKMFEEERCFLSAEVALTGTDSNAAPAQQDLEAQSGKTGSFRKRHGSRVSCGEGKLCSGQEESTLKQCSHPCSLEPPCCNNKNNDDSQEDILERNGSEVALCPQEQEGTPRSIRINKRSRLKPPPPPRREIGLSSGESGAQVGNISTATAVCTRRVGQCMLVELGNEGGQEKRSEWV, encoded by the exons ATGGTTGGATCAGGTCCCTCAGACATCATCTTTATCTCTGTCAATGACAGCATCACTTTGATGG gaaaagtaTGGCTCATTGTGATGATCTTCCTCCGTGTTCTGGTCCTCCTCTTTGCTGGTTATCCTCTCTATCAGGATGAGCAGGAGAGATTTGTCTGTAACACGATTCAGCCCGGCTGTGCCAACGTGTGCTACAATCTTTTTTCTCCCGTCTCACTCTTCCGTTTCTGGCTGGTGCAGCTTGTCACTCTGAACCTCCCCTTCATCTTCTTCCTCGTCTATGTGGTCCACGAGGTGTCAAACGGCCTCTCAGTGGCCCTGAACGCCACCAGTCATGCCAAAGCTTTTCAGCTGTTTAACGAGACGTGTTTGAACAAGGCGCCTCTGGTGACTGAGCAGCGAGGGGGGGCACGGTGCTTCACAGGAGCTTATTTCCTTCACTTGCTGTTCAGGACTCTGCTGGAGGCAGGATTTGGGGTGGCTCACTACtatctgtttggttttcagatCCCTACGAGGTTTCTGTGCCAGCAGGCTCCGTGCACTACTCAGGTGGACTGCTACGTCTCCAGGCCCACTGAGAAGACCGTGATGCTCAACTTCATGCTTGCCATGGCCACTCTGTCACTTCTCCTCAACGTTGTGGATCTTATTTGTGCCATCAAACACTCTGTGAGGCAGAAGACCAGCAGGAAGATGATGATGGAGAAAATGTTTGAGGAGGAGAGATGTTTCCTTTCAGCTGAAGTGGCCTTGACAGGGACAGATTCAAACGCCGCACCTGCTCAACAAGATCTAGAAGCACAGTCTGGGAAAACTGGGAGTTTCAGGAAGAGGCATGGAAGCAGGGTTTCTTGTGGAGAAGGAAAACTTTGTTCGGGTCAGGAGGAAAGCACCCTGAAGCAATGCTCCCACCCGTGCTCTCTAGAACCTCCatgctgcaacaacaaaaacaatgatgaCTCCCAAGAGGACATTTTGGAGAGGAATGGCAGTGAGGTGGCTCTCTGCCCCCAGGAGCAAGAAGGGACTCCAAGATCAATTCGAATTAACAAACGCAGCAGACTAaaacctccacctccacccagaCGAGAAATTGGGTTATCCTCTGGGGAGTCAGGAGCTCAAGTCGGGAATATTTCCACAGCAACAGCAGTCTGTACCAGGAGGGTGGGTCAGTGTATGCTGGTAGAGCTGGGTAATGAAGGTGGGCAAGAGAAAAGATCAGAGTGGGTGTAA